The DNA sequence TGAACACCAGCTCCGTTTCGCCGGGCGCGAGCCGCGGGAATTCGCCGGAGGTATACCCCGTAACCTCCACCCCGTCCAGGCGAACCTCGCGCTTGACCGCATCGATAACAAGCGTCGATCCGCCCGCCACTTCTCCTTCATACACGATCATCCGCGTCCCATCGCCCACGCCGGGCGTGATCAGAAAGTCGTCGGCCGCCAGCGTGATGACCGGATCCGTTGGCGCGTTGCCGGTGTTGGAGACTCCCAACACTTCGCCCGATTGCCCGATAACCCACGGGAGCGTTTCAATCGCCTCGGATTCCTCCCACGCGCTCTCCGCCCGCAAATCAACGACGAATTGGCCGGTGAGCGCACGCCCGTTGATCTCCCGGACAAGGCCCTCCCGCCGCGCCGCGATCTGGCGCCCCGGGCGCAGCGAAA is a window from the Candidatus Hydrogenedentota bacterium genome containing:
- a CDS encoding phage tail family protein yields the protein MSISVGGYVFNPRTTVVREQYEVVGGKQTRAIRITGLLRGAADEASLIAALDAVTEAVSMDAPVLVSLRPGRQIAARREGLVREINGRALTGQFVVDLRAESAWEESEAIETLPWVIGQSGEVLGVSNTGNAPTDPVITLAADDFLITPGVGDGTRMIVYEGEVAGGSTLVIDAVKREVRLDGVEVTGYTSGEFPRLAPGETELVFTDDIMSSHQATGSVAWRPRWW